In Dromiciops gliroides isolate mDroGli1 chromosome 4, mDroGli1.pri, whole genome shotgun sequence, one DNA window encodes the following:
- the LYSMD1 gene encoding lysM and putative peptidoglycan-binding domain-containing protein 1, with protein MASPSRQASPGGSGLLRGSRARSYGSLVQSACSPVRERRVEHLLEPGDTLAGLALKYGVTMEQIKRVNRLYTNDSIFLKKTLYIPILTEPRGIFNGLDSEEEEDKEGEKLSSQGGAEAPSALRKKQEEKANGEGLSSKCGQDLSIPSHDLSATDFLKKIDSQISLSKKAAVRKLKKDESGIPGEDLHPHLASPRKQQRAVLGPVPLTRTSRAATLRDQEDEIFKL; from the exons ATGGCGTCCCCTTCCCGACAGGCGTCCCCGGGGGGCTCGGGGCTCCTGCGAGGGAGCCGGGCCCGGTCTTACGGCAGCCTGGTCCAGTCGGCCTGCTCCCCGGTGCGCGAGCGGCGAGTGGAGCACCTGCTGGAGCCTGGGGACACCCTGGCCGGTCTGGCGCTCAAGTACGGGGTGACG atggAACAAATTAAACGTGTTAACCGCCTTTATACTAATGACTCCATCTTCCTCAAGAAAACTCTCTATATTCCCATCCTGACTGAGCCCCGGGGAATATTCAATGGGCTAGAttctgaggaggaagaagacaaagaGGGGGAGAAGCTCTCAAGTCAAGGTGGAGCCGAAGCCCCCTCAGCTTTGAggaaaaaacaagaggaaaaagcCAATGGTGAAGGCCTCTCTTCCAAATGTGGCCAGGACCTCTCCATACCCAGCCATGACCTCTCTGCCACCGACTTCCTCAAGAAAATCGACTCACAGATCAGTTTGTCAAAGAAGGCTGCCGTCAGGAAGCTGAAGAAAGATGAGAGCGG GATACCTGGGGAGGATCTGCATCCCCACTTGGCTTCCCCCCGGAAGCAGCAGCGTGCAGTTCTGGGCCCTGTACCCCTGACTCGAACCAGCAGGGCAGCCACCTTACGGGACCAGGAAGATGAAATCTTTAAACTCTGA
- the SCNM1 gene encoding sodium channel modifier 1 — protein MSFKREGNDWSQLNVLKKRRVGDLLASYIPEDEALMLRDGRFACAVCPHRPVLDTLTMLTAHRAGKRHLASLQDFYGKKHQWKGEEQNPKQQEEWRTEKRGDQAPLLAQTRLITQSALRRAPNYNSCCRRQRNRPEAPSPSAPHLPNSPRQTEEPPDKKAGRALKSEGDIQAKRDSAATPTPVPLSPARRRALDHYLTLRSSGWIQDGTGQWVKDKNVEFDSDEEEPPDLPSDCYPASSPVSFK, from the exons ATGTCTTTCAAGAGGGAGGGGAACGACTGGAGCCAGCTCAACGTGCTCAAG AAGCGGAGAGTTGGTGACTTGCTGGCCAGTTATATCCCAGAAGATGAGGCACTAATGCTTCGAGATGGACG aTTTGCCTGTGCAGTCTGTCCCCACCGGCCTGTATTAGACACACTGACCATGTTGACTGCTCACCGGGCAGGGAAGAGGCACCTGGCCA GCCTGCAAGATTTCTATGGCAAGAAGCACCAGTGGAAAGGAGAAGAACAGAATCCAAAACAGCAGGAAGAATGGAGAACTGAGAAGAGGGGGGATCAG GCTCCTCTGCTGGCTCAGACCCGTTTAATCACCCAAAGTGCCCTGCGCAGAGCTCCAAATTATAACAGTTGCTGTCGACGTCAGAGGAACAG ACCAGAAGCTCCTTCACCCTCAGCTCCCCACCTCCCAAACAGTCCCCGACAGACTGAGGAACCACCAGACAAGAAGGCTGGCAGAGCACTCAAGTCAGAGGGTGATATACAGGCCAAGAGGGATTCAGCAGCAACCCCAACCCCTGTGCCCTTGAGTCCTGCCAGACGAAGAGCCTTGGACCATTATCTGACCCTGCGTAG CTCTGGTTGGATCCAGGATGGAACAGGTCAATGGGTAAAGGATAAGAATGTGGAGTTTGATTCTGATGAAGAGGAGCCCCCAGATCTCCCCTCGGATTGCTACCCTGCCTCCTCACCCgtttcatttaaataa
- the TMOD4 gene encoding tropomodulin-4 yields MSSYQKELEKYRDIDEDEILRSLSPEELEQLDCELQEMDPENMLLPAGLRQRDQTKKSPTGPLDREALMQHLERQALETKERDDLVPFTGEKKGKPFIQPKREIPVEEQITLEPELEEALAKATDAEMCDIAAILGMYTLMSNKQYYDAICSGEICNTEGISSVVQPDKYKPVPDEPPNPTDIEETLKRVQNNDQELEEVNLNNIQDIAASSIIELCQAMKGNTHVRSFSLVATRSGDPVANAIAEMLRENQSLQSLNIESNFISSTGLMAVLKAVRENSTLTELRVDNQRHWPGDAVEMEMAAMLEHCSAIVRFGYHFTQQGPRARAARAVTRNNELRRQQKKT; encoded by the exons ATGTCATCCTATCAGAAGGAACTGGAGAAGTATAGGGACATTGATGAAGATGAGATCCTGAGAAGCCTGAGCCCCGAGGAGCTGGAGCAGCTGGACTGTGAGCTACAGGAAATGGACCCTGAG AACATGCTCCTGCCAGCCGGGCTAAGGCAGCGTGACCAGACAAAGAAGAGCCCTACGGGGCCCCTGGACCGGGAAGCCTTGATGCAGCACCTGGAACGGCAGGCCCTGGAGACTAAGGAGCGAGATGACCTGGTGCCCTTCACAGGAGAGAAGAAGG GGAAACCATTCATCCAACCTAAGCGGGAAATCCCTGTGGAAGAACAGATCACTTTGGAACCTGAGCTGGAGGAGGCTTTGGCCAAGGCCACAGATGCTGAAATGTGTGACATTGCAG CCATCCTGGGCATGTACACACTGATGAGTAACAAACAATACTACGATGCCATCTGCAGTGGAGAAATCTGCAACACCGAAGGCATCTCCA GCGTGGTGCAACCTGACAAATATAAGCCAGTCCCAGATGAACCACCGAACCCTACGGACATCGAGGAAACACTGAAGAGGGTTCAGAACAATGACCAGGAGCTAGAAGAGGTGAACCTCAACAATATACAG GACATCGCAGCATCCTCTATCATCGAGCTGTGCCAGGCGATGAAGGGGAATACCCACGTCCGGAGCTTCAGCCTAGTGGCCACACGAAGTGGTGACCCTGTAGCCAAT GCTATAGCTGAGATGCTTCGGGAGAACCAGAGCCTTCAGAGCCTCAACATTGAGTCCAACTTCATCAGCAGTACAGGGCTCATGGCTGTGCTAAAGGCCGTTCGGGAGAATTCCACACTCACCGAGCTAAGGGTGGACAACCAG CGTCACTGGCCCGGAGATGCTGTGGAGATGGAGATGGCTGCCATGTTGGAGCACTGCTCAGCCATAGTACGATTTGGATATCACTTCACACAGCAAGGACCTCGGGCTCGGGCAGCCCGGGCAGTGACCCGCAACAATGAATTAC GTCGGCAGCAGAAGAAAACATAA